One region of Salinibacterium sp. TMP30 genomic DNA includes:
- a CDS encoding DNA-processing protein DprA, with product MAIGIDILGGPVAFVAAVHDGRDRPVALSHLVRQRIRALASAKRVADTLRSMSRNGGHVLTPRDVQWPSQLSALRRSAPLVLFAQGDMAVLELPAVAITGTADPTAGAIHMTIELATGLADRRWVIASGMTQGVDQLSLSAAAAMRGRTITVAAEGLLGAEVVDGSVRISESPPTDAITVRGQRRAEQLLAAIATKTIVVEAGKSSGALRTAEAAISMNRPVGTVAQTSMSKSAAGSIDLHLRHSMVRVASVKDADRLR from the coding sequence GTGGCTATCGGAATCGACATCCTCGGGGGTCCCGTTGCGTTCGTTGCGGCGGTTCACGATGGACGAGATCGCCCCGTTGCCTTGTCGCATCTCGTGCGTCAGCGGATTCGCGCACTTGCATCAGCAAAGCGTGTGGCGGATACGCTGCGCTCCATGAGCCGCAACGGAGGGCACGTGTTAACACCGAGAGATGTTCAGTGGCCGAGCCAGTTGAGCGCACTCCGGCGCAGTGCGCCTCTAGTGCTCTTTGCCCAGGGCGACATGGCGGTCCTTGAACTCCCGGCAGTTGCGATCACGGGAACCGCTGACCCAACTGCCGGAGCAATCCACATGACGATCGAGTTGGCCACCGGTCTTGCCGACCGGCGATGGGTTATTGCTTCAGGAATGACCCAGGGTGTCGACCAACTGTCATTAAGTGCCGCCGCCGCAATGCGAGGAAGAACGATCACCGTCGCTGCGGAGGGGCTCCTCGGCGCTGAGGTTGTGGATGGTTCGGTGCGAATCAGTGAATCGCCACCTACGGACGCGATCACAGTTCGAGGGCAGCGCCGAGCCGAGCAACTGCTGGCCGCAATAGCGACCAAAACAATAGTCGTAGAAGCCGGCAAATCCTCCGGCGCGCTTCGCACTGCAGAGGCAGCTATTTCGATGAACCGTCCCGTTGGTACCGTGGCGCAAACAAGTATGAGCAAATCTGCGGCGGGAAGCATCGACCTGCATCTGCGTCACAGCATGGTGCGAGTCGCGTCCGTCAAGGATGCCGACAGGCTCCGGTGA
- a CDS encoding SOS response-associated peptidase, which translates to MCGRFALDDKVNALIEEYVAAGGDFREWSASWNIKPTTQIPILFEDEEHGHRTKLARWSLVAPWAKDLSQKFPTFNARSENITDKATWKNPVKSKRAIVPATGYFEWVTEGKTKTPNFIHDPAGDLLGFAGLFSWWKDPSKEGDDAWSLSTTILTMASVPELAHLHDRNPVTLPRDFWDEWTAPTTAGGQTLVDAAVAAAIPVASSLTSHQIAPLTGNGPDLIDRVS; encoded by the coding sequence GTGTGCGGACGGTTTGCTCTTGATGACAAAGTCAATGCTCTGATCGAGGAATATGTTGCTGCCGGTGGCGACTTCCGGGAATGGTCCGCATCATGGAACATCAAACCGACCACACAGATTCCGATCCTCTTCGAGGATGAGGAACACGGACATCGCACCAAGCTTGCCCGGTGGTCCTTGGTCGCCCCGTGGGCGAAGGATCTCTCGCAGAAGTTCCCCACGTTCAACGCACGCTCAGAAAACATCACCGACAAAGCCACGTGGAAGAACCCCGTGAAATCCAAACGCGCCATCGTGCCAGCGACCGGTTACTTCGAATGGGTCACTGAAGGAAAAACCAAAACACCCAACTTCATCCACGACCCAGCAGGCGACCTGCTCGGATTCGCGGGCCTTTTCTCCTGGTGGAAGGACCCTTCGAAGGAAGGCGATGATGCGTGGTCACTGTCAACGACGATCCTCACCATGGCCAGCGTTCCCGAGCTTGCCCACCTGCATGATCGAAACCCGGTGACACTCCCCCGCGATTTCTGGGACGAATGGACCGCCCCCACAACAGCGGGCGGTCAAACTTTGGTCGATGCCGCAGTCGCGGCAGCAATCCCTGTCGCAAGCTCCCTGACCTCTCACCAGATCGCACCGCTGACTGGAAACGGCCCTGACCTCATCGATCGAGTGTCCTGA
- a CDS encoding DNA methyltransferase, translating into MPDAVDFSLQSARAFADKYASAKSEKQLAQSYWRDFFGMVCGIDDLLATGVEFEQPVKSAATGMTNFVDVLWPGVVLVEHKTAGKDLDKAETQARDYLVSLPLTHRTPVIIVSDFAHIRIVEVLAGRSIEFSLTELPDHLHRIEAIVGNHAKEAARPEVSADIQAVQLMADLFLAFEKAGYSGHEVSVFLVRVLFLLFGDDTRMWKRVGHGLFAEFISDSSTDGIGLGGRIQELFQVLDTPPEKRPSSLNPRLTDFPYVNGGLFSEYLHVFSFTEEMRDSLVNASAYDWSKISPAIFGSMFQTIKSKEDRRALGEHYTSEANILKVIRPLFLDDYLERLRKAWESPAALKRLRSALGVNHYLDPACGPGNFLVVAYKRLRDIELKIVARLQELGGTQGQVGLDGSIGLQVHLSQFHGIEYEEWSSQIATVAMFLADHQANLALDEITGAAPNRFPITDSSIIVHDNALQVNWAEVCPMDENTVIMGNPPFYGSFLQSPEQKADTVSVWKGISGSGNLDYVANWYLVAARHIASTGGRAAFVSTNSVTQGQQPAIIWGQINPLGVAIDFAHRTFSWTNEASGKAAVHCVIIGFSARPKPKKLPLWNYPTVKGDPELGWATQINAYLLDAPNTLITARRKPLHADTQPMDYGSKPTDGGSLSNISSAEADYIKANDPVAAKYLRRLVGARELIHNDVRFCLWLVGASPADLRTSPTLATRIKAVRALREASPKKMTQQDAERPSEFQEIRQPTTNN; encoded by the coding sequence ATGCCTGACGCGGTGGATTTCTCCCTCCAATCGGCGCGTGCATTCGCGGACAAATACGCTTCAGCGAAGTCAGAGAAGCAACTCGCGCAGTCGTATTGGCGAGATTTCTTTGGCATGGTCTGCGGTATCGACGATCTCCTTGCGACGGGAGTCGAGTTCGAGCAGCCCGTCAAGTCAGCCGCAACAGGTATGACGAACTTCGTCGACGTGCTCTGGCCGGGCGTAGTTCTTGTCGAGCACAAAACCGCCGGCAAGGACTTGGACAAGGCAGAGACACAAGCCCGTGATTACCTCGTTTCGTTACCGCTAACACATCGCACCCCGGTCATCATCGTTTCTGACTTCGCTCATATTCGTATTGTCGAGGTACTCGCAGGTAGAAGCATCGAGTTCTCCCTAACCGAGCTGCCGGATCACCTTCACCGCATCGAGGCAATTGTGGGCAACCACGCCAAGGAAGCAGCGCGCCCCGAGGTTTCCGCTGACATTCAAGCCGTCCAGCTGATGGCTGACTTGTTCCTCGCCTTCGAGAAGGCCGGCTATAGCGGCCACGAGGTCAGCGTGTTTCTTGTCCGTGTGCTCTTTCTCCTATTCGGTGACGACACCCGCATGTGGAAGAGAGTGGGGCATGGCCTTTTCGCAGAGTTCATTTCCGACTCCTCGACTGACGGAATCGGGCTAGGCGGACGCATCCAAGAACTCTTCCAGGTCCTCGACACACCGCCCGAGAAACGGCCGTCGTCTCTCAATCCGAGACTCACTGACTTCCCGTATGTCAACGGGGGACTCTTCTCCGAATACCTCCACGTCTTCTCCTTCACTGAAGAAATGCGCGATTCGCTGGTTAACGCATCGGCCTATGACTGGTCGAAAATTAGTCCCGCCATCTTTGGCTCGATGTTCCAAACCATCAAAAGCAAAGAAGACCGCCGCGCGCTCGGTGAGCACTACACCTCAGAGGCGAACATCCTGAAGGTGATTCGTCCGCTCTTCCTCGACGACTACCTCGAACGACTTCGTAAAGCTTGGGAAAGCCCCGCGGCGCTCAAGCGCTTGCGATCCGCACTCGGCGTAAATCATTACCTCGATCCTGCCTGTGGCCCGGGAAACTTTCTCGTTGTTGCCTATAAACGGCTACGTGACATCGAACTCAAAATTGTGGCGCGACTCCAAGAGTTGGGAGGAACACAAGGCCAGGTTGGGCTCGATGGGTCGATTGGTCTGCAAGTTCACCTCTCCCAATTCCACGGGATCGAGTATGAAGAATGGTCATCGCAAATTGCGACCGTGGCAATGTTCTTGGCTGACCACCAAGCGAATCTAGCTCTAGACGAAATCACAGGGGCTGCGCCTAACCGTTTCCCCATCACAGACAGCTCCATCATCGTGCACGACAACGCCCTGCAAGTGAACTGGGCCGAGGTCTGCCCCATGGATGAAAACACCGTCATCATGGGCAACCCACCCTTCTACGGCTCATTTCTGCAAAGCCCAGAACAAAAAGCAGACACGGTAAGCGTCTGGAAGGGAATATCCGGCAGCGGCAATCTCGACTATGTCGCAAATTGGTATTTGGTCGCTGCTCGACACATCGCGTCGACGGGCGGACGAGCCGCATTCGTCTCAACGAATTCCGTCACACAGGGTCAGCAGCCCGCAATTATCTGGGGGCAGATAAATCCGCTGGGTGTTGCTATCGACTTTGCCCACCGCACGTTTTCGTGGACCAACGAAGCATCCGGCAAAGCAGCTGTGCACTGCGTCATCATCGGGTTCTCTGCTCGACCTAAACCGAAGAAGCTGCCGCTTTGGAACTATCCCACGGTAAAGGGTGACCCCGAGCTGGGCTGGGCAACCCAGATCAACGCCTACTTACTAGATGCACCAAACACTTTGATCACTGCGCGCAGGAAGCCTCTCCACGCAGACACCCAGCCGATGGACTACGGCAGCAAGCCCACAGACGGTGGCTCCCTTTCAAACATCAGCTCCGCCGAAGCCGACTACATAAAGGCGAACGATCCCGTAGCCGCAAAATATTTGCGCAGGCTCGTCGGGGCGCGAGAACTCATCCATAACGACGTGCGTTTCTGCTTGTGGCTTGTCGGGGCAAGCCCCGCAGACTTGCGAACTTCACCAACACTCGCCACACGCATCAAAGCCGTGCGTGCACTGCGAGAGGCGAGTCCGAAGAAAATGACTCAGCAGGATGCAGAACGCCCATCCGAGTTCCAAGAGATCCGCCAACCAACAACCAACAACTGA